TGCCCGCTTCTGATCTCTCCAAGACCAGAAGCGGGCAAACAACAAACGAACGCTGAACGCGCTACGCGGGGGCCTCGTACTCCGCCACCAGCTGCGCACGCCCCAGCGTGTGGAACCGCAGGTTGAACCCCACGGCCGCCGGCGAGGTGTCCGCGTCGGGCCCGAGCCGCTCACTGTCCACCGCGTACACCGTGAACACGTAGCGGTGGTTCTCCCCGGCCGGCGGCGCCGCCCCGCCGAAGTCCTTCGACCCGTAGTCGTTGCGGGCCTGCACGACACCTGCCGGCAGCCCCTCGAACGACCCCGAGCCCGCGCCCGTCGGAAGCTCCGTCACCGACGCCGGGATGTCGAAGGCCACCCAGTGCCAGAAACCGCTGCCCGTCGGCGCGTCCGGGTCGAAGCAGGTGACGGCGAAACTCTTCGTCGCCGCCGGGAAGCCCTCCCAGCGCAGATGGGGAGAGGTGTTCCCCGCCGCGTACACCTGAGCGTCCTCGAGCACCCCGCCCGGCACGACGTCGTCGCTCACCACGGTGAACTCCGGCACCGGCGGGTGGAAGTCGTGCGGGAGCGGCGCCCTCTTGCCCTCGGTCACGTCTGAACCTCCGAATCGACCGAACTGACTGATCCTGACGGCTGTCGGGCCGAGCCTAGAACCAGTTGCGCTTGCCGCCGACGTCCGCCAGCCACTGGTTCAGGTACGCCGTCCAATCGGTTGAGTGGAAGTCGTGCAGACCGACCTTGAACGAACGGAACGAGTCGCTGCCCTCGCTGAACAGCCCCGGCTTCTTGTCCATCTCCAGGACGACGTCCATCTCGTGGTCGTCCGCCACGAAGCTGACCTCGACCTGGTTCAGCCCGCGGTACTGCTGCGGCGGGAAGAACTCGATCTCCTGGTAGAACGGCAGCTTCTGCCGCGTCCCGCGGATGTGCCCGCGCTCCATGTCCGCGTTCTTGAAGCGGAAGCCCAGCTGGATGAAGGCGTCCAGGATCGCCTGCTGCGCCGGCAGCGGGTGCACGTTGATCGGGTCCAGGTCACCGGAGTCCACCGCACGCGCGATCTCCAGCTCGGTGGTCACACCGATGTGCATGCCCCGCAGCTGCTGCCCGGCGATCGTGGTGACCGGCGTCTCCCACGGGATCTCGATGCCGAACGGGACGACGTGCACCGCGCCGGCCTTCACCTCGAAGGCCCCGCCGAGCCGCACCTTCAGGAACTCGACGTCCTGCTTGTACTCCTGGTCGCCGCCCTCGACCTCGACGCGCGCCTGCAGCCCGACCGACAGCCCCTCGATCTGCTGGTCGACCGACCCGCCCTGGATCCGCACCTCGCCCTGGACGACCCCGCCCGGAACCACGTTCTCCTCGGTGAGCACCGTCTCCACGGACGCCCCACCGGCGCCGAGGCTCGCGAGCAGCTTCTTGAAGCCCATGTCTGTCCACTCCTTCTTGGTCCTGGCCCTACATACGCGCGACGACCGTAGTCGGTTCCCACCTGCGCATCGTCACGCCCCCACTACCCTCGGACGCCATGAGCGAGAGCCCCGACCGTAGGCCGCTGCCGCGGGCCTTCTTCGACCGTCCGGTACTGGACGTCGCCCCCGACCTGCTCGGCCGCACGCTCGTCCGCAGAACGGAGGACGGCGGCGCGATCGAGCTCCGTCTCACGGAGGTCGAGGCGTACGCCGGTGAGATCGACCCGGGCTCGCACGCCTTCCGGGGCCGCACCGCACGCAACGCGGTCATGTTCGGCCCGCCCGGACACGCGTACGTCTACTTCACCTACGGCATGTCAAGGCAGTCGGCATGAACGTTGATCTCCTCTCCCATCCCGCTGAAGAGGTCGCCCCCAAGCTGCTCGGATGCGTCCTCACCTGCAAGACCCCCGAGGGGACTGTGAGCATCGCCATTACGGAAACCGAGGCGTACTCCGGCACGGCTGACCCAGCTTCCCATGCCTACCGGGGCCGGACTGCCCGCAACGCCACTATGTTCGGGCCCGCAGGACACCTCTACGTCTACCGGTCCCACGGTCTCCACTGGTGCGCCAACGTCGTCACCGGTACGGATGGCATCGCCTCGGGTGTCCTCATCCGGGCAGGCAGGGTCATCGAGGGTGAAGACCTGGCACGCAAGCGGCGAGGAGCGAAGGTCGATAGTCCACGTCTCGCCCGAGGTCCGGGGAACGTCGGCCAGGCACTCGGCATCACGGCAGAGCACAACGGCGCAGACCTCCTGGCAGGTACCTCGGTCATGCTCTCCGAGGGCGAGCCGGTACCTGCCGCGCTCATCCGGGTCGGTCCTCGGGTAGGCGTGAGCAAGGCCCACGACTGGCAACACCGGTTC
This sequence is a window from Streptomyces sp. HUAS YS2. Protein-coding genes within it:
- a CDS encoding YbhB/YbcL family Raf kinase inhibitor-like protein, producing the protein MTEGKRAPLPHDFHPPVPEFTVVSDDVVPGGVLEDAQVYAAGNTSPHLRWEGFPAATKSFAVTCFDPDAPTGSGFWHWVAFDIPASVTELPTGAGSGSFEGLPAGVVQARNDYGSKDFGGAAPPAGENHRYVFTVYAVDSERLGPDADTSPAAVGFNLRFHTLGRAQLVAEYEAPA
- a CDS encoding sporulation protein, coding for MGFKKLLASLGAGGASVETVLTEENVVPGGVVQGEVRIQGGSVDQQIEGLSVGLQARVEVEGGDQEYKQDVEFLKVRLGGAFEVKAGAVHVVPFGIEIPWETPVTTIAGQQLRGMHIGVTTELEIARAVDSGDLDPINVHPLPAQQAILDAFIQLGFRFKNADMERGHIRGTRQKLPFYQEIEFFPPQQYRGLNQVEVSFVADDHEMDVVLEMDKKPGLFSEGSDSFRSFKVGLHDFHSTDWTAYLNQWLADVGGKRNWF
- a CDS encoding DNA-3-methyladenine glycosylase; this translates as MNVDLLSHPAEEVAPKLLGCVLTCKTPEGTVSIAITETEAYSGTADPASHAYRGRTARNATMFGPAGHLYVYRSHGLHWCANVVTGTDGIASGVLIRAGRVIEGEDLARKRRGAKVDSPRLARGPGNVGQALGITAEHNGADLLAGTSVMLSEGEPVPAALIRVGPRVGVSKAHDWQHRFYLAGDPTVSAYRLSPRAKPSAGA